From Desulfonauticus submarinus, the proteins below share one genomic window:
- the asnS gene encoding asparagine--tRNA ligase produces MRLKVLQALRSENAQKDIVIKGWIRTRRDSKGFSFLEINDGSCLKNIQAILSWDVISKDSLSKFTTGAAVSVKGDLVESPGKGQKWEIQVNEIKLLGEAPADKYPLQKKRHSDEFLRTIAHLRPRTNKYGAINRVRSALAFGIHKFFNERGFFYVHSPILTGSDCEGAGEMFTVTALDLQKINKQIDFTQDFFGKKAHLTVSGQLEAEILACALGDVYTFGPTFRAENSNTPRHAAEFWMLEPEMAFADLEDDMDLAEDLVKWLVEYIMNSCEDDIGLFAKFLDKELKNRLDLVLNSSFERVSYGEAIHILQKSKRSFEFPVKYGLDLQTEHERYLTEDYFKKPVFVFDYPKEIKAFYMRLNEDQKTVAAMDLLVPKVGELVGGSQREERLDVLETRMDEVGLDKEEYWWYLDLRRFGSVPHAGFGLGFERLIMFVTGVSNIRDVIPFPRTPKSLEF; encoded by the coding sequence ATGAGACTCAAGGTATTGCAGGCTTTAAGATCAGAAAATGCTCAAAAGGATATTGTAATAAAGGGATGGATAAGAACTAGAAGAGACTCAAAAGGATTTTCTTTTTTGGAGATAAACGATGGTTCTTGCTTAAAGAATATTCAGGCGATATTGTCCTGGGATGTGATATCTAAAGATAGTTTGTCGAAGTTTACTACAGGTGCTGCTGTAAGTGTTAAAGGTGATTTGGTTGAATCTCCAGGAAAAGGACAAAAATGGGAGATTCAAGTAAATGAAATTAAATTGTTAGGCGAAGCTCCAGCAGATAAATATCCACTTCAGAAAAAGAGACATAGTGATGAATTTTTGAGAACAATAGCTCATCTTAGGCCTAGGACAAATAAATATGGGGCTATTAATAGAGTCCGCTCTGCTTTAGCCTTTGGAATTCATAAATTTTTTAATGAGCGTGGCTTCTTTTATGTTCACTCTCCCATATTAACTGGGTCGGATTGTGAAGGCGCAGGAGAAATGTTTACTGTTACAGCGTTAGATTTACAAAAGATAAACAAGCAAATTGATTTTACTCAAGATTTTTTTGGTAAAAAAGCTCATCTTACAGTTTCAGGACAATTAGAAGCAGAAATTTTAGCTTGTGCTTTAGGTGATGTATATACTTTTGGTCCCACTTTTAGAGCAGAAAATTCTAATACTCCTAGACATGCGGCTGAATTTTGGATGTTAGAACCAGAAATGGCATTTGCAGATCTTGAGGATGATATGGACTTGGCCGAAGATTTGGTAAAATGGTTAGTAGAATATATAATGAATAGCTGTGAAGATGATATAGGGTTGTTTGCAAAATTCCTTGATAAAGAACTTAAGAATAGATTAGATCTAGTGTTAAATTCTTCTTTTGAGAGAGTTAGTTATGGTGAAGCTATTCATATTTTGCAAAAATCTAAAAGAAGTTTTGAGTTCCCTGTTAAGTATGGGTTAGATCTTCAAACTGAGCATGAGCGATATTTGACAGAAGACTATTTTAAAAAGCCTGTGTTTGTTTTTGATTATCCCAAAGAGATTAAAGCGTTTTATATGCGTCTTAATGAGGATCAGAAAACAGTAGCAGCAATGGATTTGTTGGTTCCAAAAGTGGGTGAGTTAGTTGGGGGTAGTCAAAGAGAAGAAAGACTAGACGTGCTAGAGACTAGAATGGATGAAGTTGGTTTGGATAAAGAAGAATATTGGTGGTATTTGGATTTGAGAAGATTTGGTAGCGTACCTCATGCTGGTTTTGGTTTAGGTTTTGAGAGACTTATTATGTTTGTAACAGGAGTAAGTAATATTAGAGATGTGATCCCTTTTCCTAGGACACCGAAAAGTTTGGAGTTTTAG